The following proteins are co-located in the Sphingomonas panacis genome:
- a CDS encoding LysR family transcriptional regulator, protein MEYPDLNLLIALDALLQEESVVGAARRMELSPPAMSRTLARIRRVFDDPILVLAGRKMVPTSRAEALRDPVHSLVSQALGMMQAEGESSIRNLLRSFTIRANDSFIVAFGPALVRHLSDAAPGISVRFTPEVGEDDDALREGQVDLFIGATEALDPEVRVQALLKTTMVAVACEGHALFGDAITPERFVACDHIVVSRRGRLSGPIDAALSHLNLRRRVALTSPTFSTALLLLGGSDLVLPLPDLYLLGDHSVPAGLRAFPIPLDLPPVTIRQAWHPRFETDFAHRWLRETIRDLCLKARPLAQL, encoded by the coding sequence ATGGAGTATCCCGATCTCAATCTGCTGATCGCGCTCGACGCCTTGCTACAGGAGGAGAGCGTCGTTGGAGCCGCGCGGCGCATGGAATTGAGCCCGCCTGCCATGAGCCGGACACTCGCGCGAATCCGTCGAGTGTTTGACGATCCGATCCTGGTGTTGGCCGGGCGTAAGATGGTCCCGACCTCCCGGGCCGAGGCGTTGCGCGATCCTGTCCACAGCCTGGTCAGTCAGGCGCTTGGAATGATGCAGGCCGAGGGCGAAAGCTCGATCCGAAATCTCCTGCGTAGCTTCACGATCCGCGCCAATGACAGTTTCATTGTCGCCTTCGGCCCAGCGCTGGTGCGCCACCTGAGCGATGCAGCGCCCGGCATCTCTGTTCGCTTCACGCCGGAAGTGGGGGAGGATGACGATGCCTTACGAGAGGGGCAGGTCGATCTGTTCATCGGCGCCACGGAAGCGCTGGATCCGGAAGTGCGCGTGCAAGCCTTGCTGAAGACCACGATGGTTGCCGTCGCGTGCGAGGGCCACGCGCTGTTTGGCGATGCGATCACGCCGGAACGCTTCGTTGCCTGTGACCATATCGTGGTCTCACGGCGGGGGCGGCTGAGCGGGCCGATCGATGCAGCGCTATCCCATCTGAACCTACGTCGGCGGGTCGCCCTGACCTCACCCACATTTTCAACGGCGCTCCTGCTGCTGGGCGGCAGTGATCTGGTCCTCCCGTTGCCTGATCTTTACCTTCTGGGCGATCATAGCGTTCCGGCCGGCCTGCGGGCATTTCCGATTCCTCTGGACCTGCCGCCGGTGACGATCCGGCAAGCTTGGCACCCCCGTTTCGAAACAGATTTTGCGCATCGCTGGCTCCGCGAGACGATCCGGGATCTTTGCCTGAAGGCGCGGCCGTTGGCGCAGCTCTGA
- a CDS encoding HlyD family secretion protein, whose product MKATIMAYRPTRKHVLLTATAVCIAGVAIGGTRLATPSGKQSTDDAYVRADATIVAPRVAGQIVSLLVDDNQPVKAGQLLARIDDRDYRAALASAEAEVAVAKADVANFEAEIARHPALVAQAQATLRADQAATAFAQANAVRYRNLSAGGAGTTQDKQQADSSLAERFATNDHDRSALSAVQQQLGVLEAGRAKAAGALSRAQAALDQARLNLSYAEIRAPIDGMVGQRTIRVGAIVEAGTPLLAVVPLGKVYVVANFQENQLANMRLGQPASIRVDSLPGVTLKAHVDSLAPVTGLALAPIAPDNATGNFTKVVQRLPVKLTIDPGQAAAARLHVGLSVVPTVDVTARGSVAVIGMAR is encoded by the coding sequence ATGAAAGCGACGATCATGGCTTATCGCCCGACCCGAAAGCATGTTCTCCTCACGGCCACTGCAGTGTGCATCGCTGGCGTGGCGATCGGCGGCACGCGCCTCGCCACGCCCTCGGGCAAACAATCGACGGACGACGCCTATGTGCGCGCGGACGCCACCATCGTGGCGCCCCGAGTGGCTGGGCAGATCGTTTCCCTGCTCGTCGACGACAACCAACCGGTCAAGGCGGGGCAACTGCTGGCGCGCATCGACGATCGCGATTATCGCGCCGCACTGGCCAGCGCTGAGGCCGAAGTCGCCGTCGCCAAGGCAGACGTCGCCAATTTCGAGGCTGAAATCGCGCGCCACCCTGCCTTGGTGGCACAGGCACAGGCCACACTGCGTGCCGACCAGGCGGCCACCGCCTTTGCTCAGGCCAACGCCGTGCGCTACCGAAACCTCTCGGCGGGCGGGGCCGGCACGACACAAGACAAGCAGCAGGCCGACAGCAGCTTGGCCGAGCGGTTCGCGACCAACGATCATGATCGCTCGGCACTTTCCGCCGTCCAGCAGCAACTCGGCGTGCTGGAGGCCGGCCGCGCCAAGGCAGCAGGAGCGCTCAGCCGCGCGCAGGCGGCGCTGGATCAGGCCCGGCTCAACCTGTCCTATGCCGAGATCCGCGCGCCCATCGACGGCATGGTCGGTCAACGCACCATCCGGGTGGGCGCCATCGTCGAGGCGGGGACGCCGCTGCTCGCCGTCGTGCCGCTAGGCAAGGTCTATGTCGTGGCGAATTTCCAGGAGAACCAGCTTGCCAATATGCGCCTCGGCCAGCCGGCGTCGATCCGGGTCGACAGTTTGCCCGGCGTGACGCTGAAAGCGCATGTGGACAGCCTCGCGCCAGTCACCGGCCTCGCGCTCGCGCCAATCGCGCCAGACAACGCGACAGGCAATTTCACCAAGGTGGTCCAACGCCTGCCAGTCAAGCTGACCATCGATCCGGGCCAGGCGGCAGCCGCACGCCTGCATGTCGGTCTCTCCGTCGTGCCAACGGTCGATGTCACGGCGCGCGGCAGTGTAGCAGTGATCGGGATGGCACGTTGA
- a CDS encoding AraC family transcriptional regulator, with protein sequence MIRTLEDCERAPRPVVALASDHPDGEHIEPHSHPRAQLIHTLGGVMTVTSREGSWIVPPGRAVWMPPHEAHAIRIAGDVSMRTVFVRQDVRSSLPRTCEVIEVSPFLREAIVTATSIPLEYAPGSRDERVMELILDEIEGAPRLHLHVDMPRDARLLRLCERVIADPSMPCTLERLAAEINVSARTLARMFHRELGMSFGQWLRRTRLLLSIPRLAAGTSVLEVALEHGYDSPSAFAAMFRRTLGVAPTVYLSRQRD encoded by the coding sequence ATGATTCGGACTCTGGAAGATTGCGAACGGGCGCCGCGTCCGGTGGTGGCGCTCGCGAGCGATCACCCGGATGGTGAGCACATCGAGCCGCACAGTCATCCTCGCGCCCAGCTCATCCACACGCTCGGCGGCGTGATGACGGTGACAAGCCGAGAAGGGAGCTGGATCGTGCCTCCTGGCCGGGCGGTGTGGATGCCACCGCACGAGGCGCACGCTATCCGTATCGCGGGCGATGTTTCGATGCGCACCGTATTCGTGCGCCAGGATGTTCGATCAAGCCTGCCGCGAACCTGCGAGGTTATCGAGGTCTCGCCGTTTCTGAGGGAGGCCATTGTCACTGCCACCAGCATCCCATTGGAATATGCGCCGGGTAGCCGGGACGAGCGGGTGATGGAACTGATCCTGGATGAGATCGAGGGTGCGCCAAGGCTACATCTGCATGTCGACATGCCGCGCGATGCACGGTTGCTGCGGCTTTGCGAGCGGGTAATTGCCGACCCGTCGATGCCATGCACGCTGGAGCGTCTGGCGGCGGAAATCAACGTCAGCGCGAGAACGCTTGCGCGGATGTTCCATCGAGAGCTGGGAATGAGCTTTGGCCAGTGGTTGCGCCGTACGCGCCTGTTGCTCAGCATACCACGGCTGGCTGCGGGTACGTCGGTGCTCGAAGTGGCGCTGGAGCATGGTTACGATAGTCCCAGCGCCTTCGCAGCGATGTTCCGCCGCACCCTCGGCGTGGCGCCGACCGTCTATCTGTCACGCCAGCGAGACTGA
- a CDS encoding pyridoxal phosphate-dependent aminotransferase: MRRPERLRFIEGIGVDRMGSIADASSSDMLRLENLDTDILPDPAVLERTRQSVLEDASNSYLPFVGQKNLREAAAQHLTRTTGVAYNADNVIISAGGLSGVLNTLLATIEVGDEVLVTDPTYAGLLNRIRLVGGVPIPVKFDFRPGDEWRLDRAGLAAAITPRTRAMLLMSPSMPSGGVLERGDWEAVAKLCIEHDLLLIVDAAMERLLFGQRKVIHPASFDGMAARTISVGAASKELRMIGWRVGWIVAPEAFVPDIVSVSLANVVVPVGIAQDAAAVGLQSAATTLPPYVAELERRADLIATELDGLPFGRPSGGWSMLLRVRDHGLTGAQMAQNLLRVGVCATSMAGWGQTHGEDFIRFVFANEPVDRLRGLRAKIDAALEMGK, translated from the coding sequence ATGCGTCGTCCTGAGCGTCTGAGGTTCATTGAAGGGATCGGTGTGGACCGAATGGGTTCCATTGCCGATGCATCGTCGAGCGATATGCTTCGGCTCGAGAATCTCGACACGGACATCTTGCCCGACCCCGCCGTGCTGGAGCGCACGCGGCAGTCAGTCCTGGAGGACGCTTCAAACTCCTACCTGCCATTCGTCGGACAGAAGAACCTGCGCGAGGCTGCCGCCCAGCATCTCACCAGAACGACGGGCGTGGCATACAACGCCGACAATGTGATCATCTCCGCAGGAGGACTGTCCGGGGTCTTGAACACGTTGCTTGCCACCATCGAGGTCGGTGACGAAGTGCTGGTCACGGACCCGACCTATGCTGGCCTCCTCAATCGGATCCGGCTGGTGGGGGGCGTCCCAATACCTGTAAAGTTCGACTTCCGCCCCGGAGACGAATGGCGCCTTGATCGAGCTGGTCTGGCAGCGGCGATCACCCCCAGGACCCGTGCGATGCTCCTCATGTCGCCTTCCATGCCGAGTGGCGGGGTCTTGGAGCGCGGCGACTGGGAGGCAGTGGCAAAGCTCTGCATTGAACACGACCTCTTGCTCATCGTCGATGCGGCCATGGAGCGGCTGTTGTTCGGCCAAAGGAAGGTCATTCATCCGGCGAGCTTTGATGGAATGGCGGCGCGCACGATCTCTGTCGGCGCAGCATCCAAAGAGCTGCGCATGATCGGATGGCGCGTGGGCTGGATTGTCGCGCCAGAGGCGTTTGTCCCCGACATCGTATCGGTATCGCTCGCGAATGTGGTGGTGCCGGTGGGTATCGCCCAGGATGCCGCCGCAGTGGGACTGCAGTCGGCTGCGACGACCCTTCCGCCCTACGTTGCTGAACTCGAACGTCGAGCCGATCTGATTGCGACAGAGCTCGATGGCCTGCCTTTCGGCAGGCCGTCCGGCGGTTGGTCGATGCTGCTGCGTGTCCGAGACCATGGGCTGACCGGGGCGCAAATGGCGCAGAATCTCCTGCGCGTCGGCGTCTGTGCCACGTCGATGGCGGGCTGGGGACAAACGCATGGCGAGGACTTCATCCGCTTCGTCTTCGCGAATGAGCCGGTCGATCGTCTGAGAGGACTTCGTGCCAAGATCGATGCGGCGCTTGAAATGGGGAAATAA
- a CDS encoding DHA2 family efflux MFS transporter permease subunit has protein sequence MSAEAKPEERTDSVSLRAWVAVLGGVVGCFMAGMNVHVTNASLPDVRGSLGASFEEGSWITTAYLVAEIIIIPMTGWLVQVFSMRRVLMVGTGGFVLFSILCSMAPDIDTMIVARALQGAFGGVLIPLSFQIIVTELPPSRHPFGMALFAVANNVAQAAGPSLGGWLTEAYSWRWIFYLQVPPGLLLLAAIGWSTPRTPAAFDKLRSGDWGGIVAMALGLSALQIMLEEGERKDWFASPLIIDAAVVALLGLVAFVVIELRRKDPFINLRLLARYNFGLASLMQFTFGAVVFGVVFLVPNYFAEAHGYNAEQIGLTMIPYGLIQFVMSFATPRLMRWTSVRAVIILGFVIMAAGCLMNIHLDGDAAANVIVPSLIVRGVGQSFIVVALGVMAVEGLEKSELGSASALFSTVRNVGGAIGIALASQFVVEREKFHAERIGEAVTLFSAAFQERMVTLVGVLRHHAVDRHTALQGSAAAPYRAQALSLLDRSVHHEALLISYSDAFLVAGIFMLVCAVGGFLLKKRLT, from the coding sequence ATGAGCGCGGAGGCGAAACCGGAAGAGCGCACAGACTCCGTCTCTCTGCGCGCCTGGGTCGCCGTGCTGGGCGGTGTGGTCGGCTGCTTCATGGCGGGGATGAACGTCCATGTGACCAATGCCTCGCTACCGGACGTGCGCGGGTCGCTGGGGGCTTCGTTCGAGGAGGGGTCGTGGATCACCACCGCCTATCTGGTGGCCGAAATCATCATCATCCCAATGACCGGCTGGCTCGTACAGGTGTTCTCCATGCGGCGCGTGCTGATGGTCGGAACCGGCGGCTTCGTGCTGTTCTCAATCCTGTGTTCGATGGCGCCGGATATCGACACGATGATCGTCGCCCGTGCGCTCCAAGGCGCGTTCGGCGGCGTCCTCATTCCCTTGTCCTTCCAGATCATCGTGACGGAACTGCCGCCTTCGCGGCATCCCTTCGGCATGGCGCTGTTCGCCGTTGCCAACAATGTGGCCCAGGCCGCAGGCCCATCGCTCGGCGGCTGGCTGACGGAAGCTTATAGCTGGCGCTGGATCTTCTATCTCCAGGTTCCGCCGGGGCTGTTGCTACTAGCGGCCATAGGCTGGTCGACACCGCGCACCCCGGCCGCATTCGACAAACTGCGGAGTGGCGACTGGGGCGGAATCGTCGCCATGGCACTGGGATTGTCCGCGCTGCAGATCATGCTGGAGGAAGGCGAGCGTAAGGATTGGTTTGCCTCGCCACTGATCATCGATGCCGCGGTCGTGGCGCTCCTAGGCCTGGTAGCCTTTGTCGTCATCGAGCTGCGTCGCAAGGATCCTTTCATCAACCTGCGCCTTTTGGCCCGCTACAATTTCGGGCTGGCGAGCCTCATGCAGTTCACCTTCGGCGCCGTGGTCTTCGGCGTCGTGTTCCTCGTCCCCAACTATTTCGCCGAGGCGCATGGCTATAACGCCGAACAGATCGGCCTGACCATGATCCCCTATGGCCTCATCCAGTTTGTCATGTCGTTCGCAACGCCCCGCCTGATGCGTTGGACCAGCGTGCGCGCCGTTATCATTCTGGGCTTCGTGATCATGGCGGCAGGCTGCCTCATGAACATCCATCTCGATGGCGATGCCGCCGCAAATGTCATCGTGCCCTCGCTCATCGTACGCGGGGTCGGTCAGTCGTTCATCGTCGTGGCGCTCGGCGTCATGGCGGTGGAGGGATTGGAGAAGTCCGAGCTTGGATCGGCCTCGGCGCTCTTCTCGACCGTTCGCAATGTCGGCGGCGCCATCGGTATTGCCCTCGCCAGCCAATTTGTCGTGGAGCGCGAGAAATTCCATGCCGAGCGGATCGGCGAAGCGGTTACGCTCTTTTCTGCCGCATTCCAGGAACGGATGGTGACGCTGGTCGGGGTACTGCGCCACCACGCGGTGGATCGTCACACAGCGCTACAGGGAAGCGCCGCCGCGCCATATCGGGCACAAGCACTGTCGCTATTGGACAGGAGCGTACACCACGAGGCGCTTCTCATTTCCTACAGCGACGCCTTTCTGGTGGCCGGTATCTTCATGCTGGTTTGCGCGGTTGGTGGCTTTTTGCTCAAAAAGCGACTGACCTGA
- a CDS encoding GntR family transcriptional regulator, whose product MIPKISPDDDDRSIAGQIARSLAEQIVTGALLPGVRLMQDEIATRFKASHVPVREAFRRLEAQGLIVSEPRRGARVASLEPEDVIEVTEMRAALEPLALKASAPRLTAADLATARSAMADCDGTTDITVWENANRRFHAALYLPGRRPRLLASIADLHRISARYLYAAWKDLDWQDRSSAEHSSIIRALEEGAIDGASELLRDHILEAGHALADRMTAQRRSS is encoded by the coding sequence ATGATCCCTAAGATCTCACCCGACGACGACGACCGTTCCATTGCCGGCCAGATTGCCCGCTCCCTCGCCGAGCAAATTGTAACCGGCGCTTTGCTGCCAGGCGTACGGTTGATGCAGGATGAGATCGCCACCAGGTTCAAGGCCAGTCATGTGCCTGTCCGGGAGGCATTCCGACGCCTTGAGGCACAGGGCCTCATCGTTTCCGAACCTCGGCGGGGTGCGCGGGTCGCATCTCTGGAACCCGAAGACGTCATCGAGGTCACGGAGATGCGTGCCGCCCTGGAGCCATTGGCGCTCAAGGCCTCGGCGCCGCGGCTGACCGCAGCCGATCTCGCGACCGCCAGATCCGCAATGGCCGACTGCGACGGGACAACGGATATCACCGTTTGGGAGAACGCCAACCGGCGCTTCCACGCGGCACTCTATCTGCCCGGCCGGCGCCCGCGGCTCCTCGCGAGCATCGCTGATCTGCATCGCATCAGTGCTCGTTATCTATACGCGGCCTGGAAAGATCTGGACTGGCAAGATCGTTCGAGCGCGGAACATAGCTCCATTATCCGTGCGCTTGAGGAAGGCGCGATCGACGGCGCGTCCGAACTGCTGCGCGACCATATTCTCGAGGCCGGCCACGCGCTGGCTGATCGGATGACGGCCCAACGACGCTCCTCTTGA
- a CDS encoding efflux transporter outer membrane subunit encodes MPRGVLLAMLSSTLLGGCATAPSRPPHTTVALPSSATGDETVEGKAPARQWWHLYREPALDALVAEALANNRDLREAEANLLKAQALLGQARALTLPQTDISAGAGYGSTLQDQIAAAGKDGSAIRTGGRFDLGIDLAWEPDLFGRLRSTVRAARADARMSAALEDEVRIVVAAGVTRAWLDACGFARRADVARESLALAERGRELVQRLRAAGSATPAEVLRAETLVAQTRAAIPMLDAGRQDALAELAVLAGRSPTDVPPAAAACRQLPTVTATGPVGDAAALLRRRPDVRAAEQKLTSSTAHIGIAVADLYPRIVIGGGFADSSPTPDGLGERVNQVWRVGPLLSWSFPNSNAARARLRAARADEAGALAAFDGVILAALKDTRQRATDYAAMLRRQDDLRIAAERSLRADRLMQRQRAAGAATALEALEADRASIDAQAAAAEADIEVARAQVALFRALGGGWEDAPAVHLPTPDRSSRADAPFPSSK; translated from the coding sequence TTGCCGCGCGGCGTCCTCCTGGCGATGCTCTCGTCGACGTTGCTAGGCGGCTGCGCCACCGCTCCATCCCGGCCGCCGCACACGACGGTCGCCCTCCCCTCTTCCGCGACCGGCGATGAGACCGTCGAAGGCAAAGCGCCCGCCCGGCAATGGTGGCATCTGTATCGAGAACCGGCGCTTGATGCGCTGGTGGCCGAGGCGCTGGCCAACAATCGTGATCTTCGCGAGGCCGAAGCCAATCTCCTGAAGGCTCAGGCGCTACTGGGGCAAGCGCGAGCGCTCACCCTCCCGCAGACCGACATCTCGGCAGGCGCTGGCTATGGCAGCACGCTTCAGGACCAGATCGCCGCGGCCGGGAAAGACGGCAGCGCGATCCGCACGGGCGGCCGCTTTGATCTAGGCATCGACCTTGCCTGGGAGCCGGACCTGTTCGGGCGTCTGCGATCGACCGTCCGGGCAGCGCGAGCTGATGCGCGCATGTCCGCCGCGCTTGAGGACGAAGTTCGGATCGTCGTCGCGGCGGGGGTCACGCGCGCATGGCTCGACGCCTGCGGTTTCGCGCGTCGCGCAGATGTCGCGCGAGAATCGCTGGCCCTGGCCGAGCGCGGGCGCGAACTCGTACAGCGGCTTCGTGCAGCCGGCAGCGCCACTCCAGCAGAGGTCCTGAGGGCAGAAACATTGGTGGCCCAGACCCGTGCAGCGATCCCGATGCTCGATGCCGGACGTCAGGATGCGCTCGCCGAACTGGCTGTCCTGGCAGGACGATCGCCGACCGACGTTCCTCCTGCGGCCGCCGCTTGCCGACAACTACCGACTGTCACCGCAACCGGCCCGGTCGGAGACGCTGCTGCGCTGCTCCGTCGGCGCCCGGATGTACGGGCGGCCGAGCAGAAACTCACGTCCAGCACCGCGCATATCGGCATCGCCGTGGCGGATCTTTATCCCCGCATCGTCATCGGCGGCGGGTTTGCCGACTCCTCGCCGACGCCGGACGGTCTTGGCGAGCGGGTCAACCAGGTCTGGCGCGTCGGCCCGCTGCTCAGCTGGAGTTTCCCCAACAGCAATGCCGCGCGCGCAAGGCTACGCGCCGCGAGGGCCGACGAGGCCGGAGCGCTCGCTGCATTCGACGGGGTCATCCTCGCAGCGCTCAAGGACACTCGCCAGCGCGCGACGGACTACGCGGCGATGCTGCGCCGCCAAGACGATCTGCGGATCGCGGCGGAGCGCAGCCTGCGCGCCGACCGACTGATGCAGCGCCAACGCGCCGCGGGCGCGGCAACCGCGCTGGAGGCACTGGAGGCAGACCGAGCGTCCATCGACGCACAAGCGGCGGCGGCCGAGGCAGACATCGAGGTCGCGCGCGCGCAGGTCGCCCTCTTTAGGGCACTGGGCGGCGGCTGGGAGGATGCCCCCGCCGTTCACCTGCCAACTCCCGACCGATCGTCGCGCGCCGACGCACCGTTTCCCTCCAGCAAGTGA
- a CDS encoding MFS transporter, with translation MTAVAAAASAAPTPAPTPPALPAFGPRLATGLVGVLLASLTAGLNEHVTEVALMDVRGALSIGHDEGTWPTALYEGTNVAAMAFAPWCSVTFSLRRFTIGAVLVFAFLGFLCPFAPDVGTLYGLRTLQGLAGGSLPPMLMTVALRYLPANIKIYGLAGYALTATFGPSLGTPLAALWTDYVGWPMVFWQVVPLCLISVIAIGWGLPQDPLRLERFKTFNWIGLLTGFPAIVMLVIALEQGDRLDWLNSQLICALLGGGGMLLLLFLVNEWSHPLPFFKLQMLARRNFSHSLITLAGVLVVFLGVIVIPSEYLAEVRGYRPLETAPLALIVALPQLVALPLTAAILNIERVDCRWVLAIGLAMVATSCALASFVTAEWVRENFYLLQMLQIMGQPMAVIPLLMLATTGLPPVEGPWASAMFNTTKGFAAALGTGIVEGVGTIREHYHSEMLVDRLGTLGQPDGREAGALTELAERIHTQAIVLTSSDLYLMMAAIGFGLILLIPILPTRIYPPRPAAPAKP, from the coding sequence ATGACCGCGGTCGCCGCGGCGGCGAGCGCCGCTCCCACTCCAGCCCCGACCCCGCCCGCACTGCCCGCTTTCGGCCCGCGGCTTGCCACCGGGCTGGTCGGCGTCCTCCTCGCCTCGCTGACGGCGGGCCTGAACGAGCATGTCACCGAGGTCGCGCTGATGGATGTCCGCGGCGCGCTGTCGATCGGGCACGACGAGGGCACCTGGCCGACCGCGCTGTACGAGGGGACCAACGTGGCTGCCATGGCCTTCGCACCCTGGTGTTCAGTCACCTTCTCGCTGCGACGCTTCACGATCGGCGCGGTGCTGGTCTTCGCGTTCCTTGGCTTCCTGTGCCCGTTCGCGCCGGACGTCGGCACGCTTTATGGGCTGCGGACTTTGCAGGGCCTCGCTGGCGGCAGTCTGCCACCGATGCTGATGACGGTCGCGCTGCGTTACTTGCCCGCCAACATCAAGATCTACGGCCTCGCCGGCTACGCGCTCACCGCCACCTTCGGTCCCAGCCTGGGCACGCCACTTGCGGCCTTGTGGACCGATTATGTCGGCTGGCCGATGGTCTTCTGGCAGGTGGTGCCGCTCTGTCTGATCAGCGTGATCGCGATCGGCTGGGGCCTACCGCAGGACCCACTGCGGCTGGAGCGTTTCAAGACATTCAACTGGATCGGTCTGCTCACCGGCTTTCCCGCGATCGTCATGCTCGTGATCGCTCTGGAGCAAGGCGATCGGCTGGACTGGCTGAATTCCCAACTGATCTGCGCGCTGCTCGGCGGCGGCGGGATGCTCCTGCTCTTGTTCCTCGTGAACGAGTGGAGCCATCCCCTGCCCTTCTTCAAGTTGCAGATGCTGGCACGGCGCAATTTCTCCCATTCGCTCATCACACTGGCTGGCGTGCTCGTGGTATTCCTCGGCGTGATCGTGATCCCGAGCGAGTATCTCGCCGAAGTGCGCGGCTATCGCCCGCTCGAGACCGCGCCGCTGGCTCTGATCGTGGCGCTGCCGCAATTGGTCGCCCTGCCGCTGACCGCCGCGATTCTGAACATCGAGCGGGTCGATTGCCGCTGGGTACTCGCGATCGGATTGGCGATGGTCGCGACCTCATGCGCACTTGCCAGCTTCGTAACAGCCGAATGGGTGCGGGAGAATTTCTACCTTCTCCAGATGCTCCAGATCATGGGCCAGCCGATGGCCGTGATCCCGCTGCTCATGCTCGCCACCACCGGCCTGCCACCGGTCGAGGGCCCTTGGGCGTCAGCCATGTTCAACACGACCAAGGGATTTGCCGCCGCGCTCGGTACCGGCATCGTCGAAGGGGTCGGCACGATCCGCGAACATTACCATTCGGAGATGCTGGTCGACCGGCTGGGCACGCTCGGCCAGCCCGATGGCCGCGAGGCGGGAGCGCTCACCGAACTGGCCGAGCGCATCCACACGCAGGCGATCGTCCTGACATCGTCGGACCTGTATCTCATGATGGCGGCGATCGGCTTTGGTCTGATCCTCCTTATCCCGATCCTTCCCACCCGCATCTATCCGCCGCGCCCTGCCGCGCCGGCCAAGCCTTAA
- a CDS encoding HlyD family secretion protein has protein sequence MTDTVNPARPPSARRLVSRRALSLGAAVVGLVAAGAYGLHWWTSGRFMVETDDAYVRADTVTISPRVGGSIVAVDVADNQQVRAGEILARIDDRDYRLKVAQAEAAITAATAEIEAQRAHIAGIEAEATQQQSVIAQGKATIASRAADARFTDLEYRRQTVLAREEVGSDQTLEAAAAAAQRSRAGAAEARAGLAAARALLPVLATRRQAAMADLDKALGMLRQARAARDAAQLDLARTVIRAPVDGQIGQRVARVGQYADIGSPLMAVVPMQPYVVANYKETQAEHIRPGQPVSIRIDAFGGAALNGRVDGFAPATGAQFALLPPDNATGNFTKIVQRLPLRITLDPRQARATGLRPGMSVETIVDTRGARP, from the coding sequence ATGACCGATACTGTCAATCCAGCCCGCCCGCCTTCCGCCCGTCGTTTAGTCTCAAGGCGTGCGCTCTCCCTCGGCGCCGCTGTCGTCGGGCTCGTCGCCGCCGGCGCCTACGGGCTGCACTGGTGGACGAGCGGCCGCTTCATGGTGGAGACCGACGACGCTTACGTCCGTGCCGATACGGTGACCATCTCGCCGCGCGTTGGAGGCAGCATCGTCGCAGTGGACGTCGCCGACAACCAGCAGGTGCGCGCCGGTGAAATCCTCGCCCGGATCGACGACCGGGATTACCGACTGAAGGTGGCGCAGGCCGAAGCGGCCATCACTGCAGCAACCGCCGAAATCGAGGCGCAGCGCGCGCATATTGCCGGGATCGAAGCCGAGGCAACGCAACAGCAGAGCGTGATCGCCCAAGGCAAGGCCACCATCGCGTCGCGCGCCGCGGACGCTCGTTTCACCGATCTCGAGTATCGCCGGCAAACGGTCCTGGCACGAGAAGAGGTTGGAAGCGACCAGACGCTTGAGGCGGCCGCGGCCGCGGCACAGCGCTCGCGCGCCGGCGCCGCCGAAGCCCGCGCCGGCCTCGCGGCCGCCCGCGCCCTCTTGCCGGTGCTGGCGACTCGGCGTCAGGCCGCCATGGCCGATCTCGACAAGGCGCTGGGTATGCTGCGCCAAGCGCGGGCGGCGCGCGATGCCGCACAACTCGATCTGGCGAGAACCGTTATCCGGGCACCTGTGGACGGCCAGATCGGCCAGCGCGTGGCACGGGTCGGCCAATATGCCGACATCGGCTCGCCGCTCATGGCAGTCGTGCCGATGCAGCCCTACGTCGTTGCGAATTACAAGGAAACGCAGGCCGAGCACATCCGGCCCGGTCAACCGGTCAGCATCCGGATCGACGCGTTTGGCGGCGCGGCGCTTAACGGCAGGGTCGATGGTTTCGCGCCAGCAACGGGCGCGCAGTTTGCGCTGCTACCGCCTGACAATGCCACGGGCAATTTCACCAAGATCGTGCAGCGTCTGCCGCTTCGGATCACGCTCGATCCGAGGCAGGCGCGCGCGACCGGACTGCGACCGGGCATGTCAGTGGAAACCATCGTCGACACGCGCGGCGCGCGACCATGA